In Alphaproteobacteria bacterium, one DNA window encodes the following:
- a CDS encoding TauD/TfdA family dioxygenase, with amino-acid sequence MRNRRLEVRLLSGAGGAEISGVDVARDLDDETIGEIRDALNEHCVVFFRDQELDVARHKAFARRFGEIFIHPNYVGMGDDPEIVMVRRQPGDTGYVGEDWHADTTMCAEPPMGAILYGIDIPDYGGDTMFANQYLAYETLSDGMKGMLTGLRAVHSDIMVAGPQAGKNKGRSTKHRDGADWRETRSIHPVVRTHPETGRKMLFVNKSYTVGFDGMTEAESKPLLDFLMEHGNRPEFTFRYRWQKGSIAFWDNRSTKHIALGDTGPFHRLMRRIQICGDKPV; translated from the coding sequence ATGCGCAACAGGCGTCTCGAGGTTCGTCTGCTTTCCGGCGCCGGCGGCGCGGAAATCTCCGGCGTCGACGTCGCGCGGGATCTCGACGACGAGACCATCGGCGAGATCCGCGACGCGTTGAACGAGCACTGCGTGGTGTTCTTCCGCGACCAGGAGCTCGACGTCGCCCGGCACAAGGCCTTCGCCCGCCGCTTCGGCGAGATCTTCATCCATCCCAACTATGTCGGCATGGGCGACGATCCCGAGATCGTCATGGTTCGCCGCCAGCCGGGCGACACGGGCTATGTCGGCGAGGATTGGCATGCCGACACGACCATGTGCGCCGAGCCGCCGATGGGTGCCATCCTCTACGGCATCGACATTCCCGACTACGGCGGCGACACGATGTTCGCCAACCAGTACCTCGCCTACGAGACCCTGTCGGACGGCATGAAGGGGATGCTCACCGGGCTGCGCGCCGTGCACAGCGACATCATGGTGGCGGGCCCGCAGGCCGGCAAGAACAAGGGCCGCTCGACCAAGCATCGCGACGGCGCGGACTGGCGCGAGACTCGCAGCATCCACCCGGTGGTGCGCACCCATCCCGAGACCGGCCGCAAGATGCTGTTCGTCAACAAGTCCTACACCGTGGGCTTCGACGGCATGACCGAGGCCGAGAGCAAGCCTCTGCTCGATTTCCTGATGGAGCACGGCAACCGGCCGGAATTCACCTTCCGCTATCGCTGGCAGAAGGGCTCCATCGCCTTCTGGGACAACCGCAGCACCAAGCACATCGCGCTGGGCGATACCGGACCGTTCCACCGCCTGATGCGCCGTATCCAGATCTGCGGCGACAAGCCGGTGTGA
- a CDS encoding dienelactone hydrolase family protein, whose protein sequence is MSHPFMEAVSQGLAARKIATLRYQFPYMESGSRRPDGPALAQATVAAAVRRAATLAPRLPLIAGGKSFGGRMTSQAQAREALPKVRGLAFLGFPLHLPNKPSKERAAHLAEVQLPLLFIQGDRDALADMRLLRSVTRRLGAHATVHRIAGADHSFGVLVRSGRTNSDALEEIFEAFARWTKELLAT, encoded by the coding sequence ATGTCGCATCCATTCATGGAAGCCGTTTCCCAGGGATTGGCCGCCCGCAAGATCGCCACGCTGCGCTACCAGTTTCCCTACATGGAGAGCGGTTCGCGCCGGCCCGATGGACCGGCTCTCGCCCAGGCAACGGTCGCGGCCGCCGTACGCCGAGCTGCCACGCTGGCTCCTCGCCTGCCACTGATTGCGGGTGGGAAGTCCTTCGGCGGTCGCATGACGTCGCAGGCACAGGCACGCGAAGCCCTGCCGAAGGTTCGCGGCCTCGCTTTCCTTGGCTTTCCGCTTCACCTCCCGAACAAGCCGTCCAAGGAGCGCGCCGCGCATCTGGCCGAGGTGCAGCTTCCGTTGCTGTTCATTCAGGGAGATCGGGACGCCTTGGCGGACATGCGCCTGCTTCGCTCGGTGACCCGGCGGCTTGGCGCACACGCCACGGTGCACAGGATTGCCGGAGCGGATCATTCCTTCGGCGTGCTGGTCCGCTCGGGACGCACCAATTCGGACGCATTGGAAGAGATCTTCGAGGCCTTCGCGCGGTGGACAAAGGAGCTATTGGCCACCTAG
- a CDS encoding TauD/TfdA family dioxygenase, which produces MTITIREIGPCFAGEVQGLDMRNPLSNDDVAAIHAGMDKFAVLVFHDQKIDDAQQLAFTRSLGEIEHAIGTSLRAAGDYRLPTTFADVSNLDKDNAPFARDDRRRLFGIGNRLWHSDSSFKVVPAKYSLLHAISVPSKGGNTQFADMRAAYDALDEETKVQVEGMVCEHSQMFSRQQIGFFDFTDEERQRFRPVRQCMVRIHPVTGRKSLYLSSHAGGIVGWPIPEARAFLRDLVEHATQREFVYTHTWRVGDLVMWDNRQTMHRARPFPAHEPRDMRRTTLAGDGPTAAQAAA; this is translated from the coding sequence ATGACCATCACCATCCGCGAGATCGGCCCCTGCTTCGCAGGTGAAGTTCAAGGCCTCGACATGCGGAACCCGTTGTCAAACGACGACGTCGCGGCGATCCACGCCGGCATGGACAAGTTCGCCGTGCTGGTGTTTCACGATCAGAAGATCGATGACGCCCAGCAACTCGCCTTCACCCGCAGCCTTGGCGAAATCGAGCACGCCATCGGCACAAGCCTGCGGGCGGCCGGCGACTACCGGCTGCCGACGACCTTCGCCGACGTCTCCAACCTCGACAAGGACAACGCGCCGTTCGCGCGCGATGACCGCCGCCGCCTGTTCGGCATCGGCAACCGGCTGTGGCATTCCGACAGTTCGTTCAAGGTCGTGCCGGCGAAGTATTCGCTTCTGCACGCCATCAGCGTCCCGTCAAAGGGCGGCAACACACAGTTCGCCGATATGCGAGCCGCTTACGATGCGCTGGACGAGGAGACCAAGGTCCAGGTCGAGGGCATGGTCTGCGAGCACAGTCAGATGTTCTCACGCCAGCAGATCGGCTTCTTCGATTTCACCGATGAAGAGCGCCAGCGTTTCCGGCCTGTCCGGCAGTGCATGGTTCGCATCCACCCGGTCACAGGCCGAAAGTCGCTCTATCTGTCGAGCCATGCCGGCGGCATCGTCGGATGGCCGATACCCGAGGCACGCGCCTTCCTGCGCGACCTGGTCGAGCACGCCACGCAGCGTGAGTTCGTCTACACGCACACTTGGCGGGTCGGTGACCTGGTGATGTGGGACAATCGCCAGACCATGCATCGTGCCCGGCCCTTCCCGGCGCACGAGCCGCGCGACATGCGCCGAACCACGCTGGCCGGCGACGGCCCGACGGCGGCGCAGGCGGCGGCGTGA
- a CDS encoding SDR family oxidoreductase encodes MADWLDLKDKVVVITGAGGGLGAEMARAFAAEAASTVLLERDLPRAEAVAGELRAKGARSLAIGCDTSDAASIEQAAAQATKALGPANALINTAAILRPGNLDTLSLADWNAQLAVNLTGYLLCAQVFGRAMLARGSGALVHVTSIAASEPQPFSGAYSVTKAGVAMLSRQLAYEWGPKGVRSNALAPGLVRTPMSEAFYRAQGVAERRAEMVPLRRVAAPRDMADVALFLCSERSSYVTGQEFVVDGGLAQTLMGLVPRPGFGG; translated from the coding sequence ATGGCGGACTGGCTTGATCTGAAGGACAAGGTGGTGGTGATCACGGGCGCCGGCGGCGGCCTGGGCGCTGAGATGGCGCGCGCCTTCGCCGCCGAGGCAGCCTCGACGGTGTTGCTCGAGCGCGACCTGCCGCGCGCCGAGGCGGTGGCCGGCGAGTTGCGGGCAAAGGGTGCGAGATCGCTCGCCATCGGCTGCGACACGTCGGATGCCGCGAGCATCGAGCAGGCGGCGGCCCAGGCGACGAAGGCCCTCGGCCCGGCCAATGCGCTGATCAACACCGCGGCGATCCTGCGGCCGGGCAACCTCGACACGCTGTCGCTGGCCGACTGGAATGCGCAGCTCGCGGTCAACCTCACCGGCTACCTGCTTTGCGCCCAGGTCTTCGGCCGCGCCATGCTGGCGCGCGGCAGCGGTGCGCTGGTGCACGTGACCTCGATCGCCGCCAGCGAACCGCAGCCTTTCAGCGGCGCATACAGCGTCACCAAGGCGGGAGTCGCCATGCTCTCGCGCCAGCTCGCCTATGAGTGGGGTCCGAAAGGCGTGCGCAGCAACGCGCTGGCACCGGGGCTGGTGCGCACGCCGATGTCGGAGGCTTTCTACCGCGCACAAGGCGTCGCCGAACGGCGTGCCGAAATGGTGCCGCTGCGCCGCGTCGCGGCGCCCAGGGACATGGCCGACGTCGCGCTGTTCCTGTGCAGCGAGCGCAGCTCGTACGTCACCGGCCAGGAGTTCGTCGTCGACGGCGGCCTCGCACAGACCCTCATGGGCCTGGTGCCGCGGCCGGGGTTTGGCGGGTAG
- a CDS encoding TRAP transporter small permease has product MRDILRRLYDITGILGGLFMILLLVFVLYSVWPGVGLWMQQSLGLPNPFNYVARSADELAGYAMCASAFLAFAATFGRGEHIRVTLILQRFEGRARRVLELWCLGVGSLLAGYLAWYSIKLCYVSWQINDLSTGLIAIPLWIPQLGMALGAVVFAIAIVEQLVVVAMGGPLMREVSAEDARIER; this is encoded by the coding sequence ATGCGCGACATCCTGCGCAGGCTCTACGACATCACCGGCATCCTCGGCGGGCTCTTCATGATCCTGCTGCTGGTCTTCGTGCTGTATTCGGTGTGGCCCGGCGTCGGCCTGTGGATGCAGCAGAGCCTGGGCCTGCCCAACCCGTTCAACTATGTCGCGCGCTCGGCCGACGAGCTGGCCGGCTACGCGATGTGCGCCTCGGCCTTTCTCGCCTTCGCCGCCACCTTCGGCCGCGGCGAACATATCCGCGTCACCCTGATCCTGCAGCGCTTCGAGGGCCGCGCGCGGCGCGTCCTCGAGCTCTGGTGCCTGGGTGTCGGCTCGCTGCTGGCGGGCTATCTTGCCTGGTATTCGATCAAGCTCTGCTACGTCAGCTGGCAGATCAACGACCTGTCGACCGGGCTGATCGCCATCCCGCTGTGGATCCCGCAGCTCGGCATGGCGCTGGGCGCCGTGGTCTTCGCCATCGCCATCGTCGAGCAGCTCGTCGTCGTCGCCATGGGCGGCCCGCTGATGCGGGAGGTCTCCGCCGAAGACGCCCGGATCGAGCGCTGA
- a CDS encoding creatininase family protein encodes MDLPLWLEDLTWLEAKTRFEAGDVLILPIGAAAKEHGPHLPLRTDATTARAYAERLARRARQAGLPTLIAPLVPFGYYPAFTRYAGSQHLSAATFSALLRELIEGFIAQGAHRLLLLNTGVSTEAPINALLGEIHGAAGVRVVAAHLRFLGRDADKWIEVREGGHADERETSVMLAIDGRSVRMDRLPDAAANAERGMAGVALPAGFARPVRLSPDAMGCSADEFAPSGATGDASRATAYKGERVIDAVIEDLLAGLVKAFR; translated from the coding sequence ATGGACCTTCCCCTGTGGCTCGAAGATCTCACCTGGCTCGAGGCGAAGACCCGGTTCGAGGCCGGCGATGTGCTGATCCTGCCGATCGGCGCCGCCGCCAAGGAGCACGGCCCGCATTTGCCCCTGCGGACCGACGCCACCACCGCCCGGGCCTATGCCGAGCGCCTGGCGCGCCGCGCGCGCCAGGCCGGCCTGCCGACCCTGATCGCCCCACTGGTGCCTTTCGGCTACTACCCGGCCTTCACCCGCTACGCCGGCAGCCAGCACCTCTCGGCCGCGACCTTCAGCGCCCTGCTGCGCGAGCTGATCGAGGGTTTCATCGCCCAGGGCGCACATCGCCTGCTGCTGCTCAACACCGGCGTTTCGACCGAGGCGCCGATCAACGCCTTGCTGGGCGAGATCCACGGCGCCGCCGGCGTGCGCGTGGTCGCGGCTCATCTGCGCTTCCTCGGCCGCGACGCCGACAAGTGGATCGAGGTGCGCGAGGGTGGCCACGCCGACGAGCGCGAGACCTCGGTGATGCTGGCGATCGACGGCCGCAGCGTGCGCATGGACAGGCTGCCCGACGCCGCGGCCAACGCCGAGCGCGGCATGGCCGGCGTCGCCCTGCCCGCCGGCTTCGCACGCCCGGTACGCCTGTCGCCGGATGCTATGGGTTGCAGTGCCGATGAGTTCGCGCCCAGCGGCGCCACCGGCGACGCCAGCCGCGCGACCGCCTACAAGGGCGAGCGCGTCATCGATGCCGTGATCGAGGACCTGCTCGCCGGCCTGGTGAAGGCATTCCGCTGA
- a CDS encoding gamma-glutamyltransferase family protein, protein MPARGRSVPSFSYDFPYASKKLPVFASNVVATSQHLAATAGLRMLAKGGSAVDAAIATAITLTITEPTMNGIGSDAFCILWDGQKLVGMNASGRAPALMTPERFTGKDRMPDVGWDSVSVPGCVSLWVGLHAKYGKLPFADLFEPAIRYAHDGYRVSYMVARQWDRQIARLKDQPGWAAAFIPNGRAPRPGELWKFPDQARTLKLIAESKGEAYYKGELAEKIEKFAIECGGTLRVSDLAAHKADWVDPIGISYHGTSLHEIPPNGQGIAACMALGILENFDLAGHDCDGPEVAHLRIEAMKLAFADIHRYVADPTHMTVSSAQLLDKGYLKSRARLIDPKKAQQFGPGVPKLSGTIYLNAADESGMMVSLIQSNYSGFGSGVVVPGTGIALQNRASGFVLDPRHPNMVGPGKRPFHTIIPAFITKDGRPVATFGLMGGGMQPQGHMQVFSRIVDFGQNPQAAIDGPRWRIHEDGNVWTEEHMPDATLQGLEARGHKLTRTQWPSNDFGSSQIIWRFPDGGPYLGASESRRDGAAVGF, encoded by the coding sequence ATGCCCGCCAGAGGTCGTTCCGTGCCGTCTTTCTCCTACGATTTCCCGTACGCGTCCAAGAAGCTCCCGGTCTTCGCCAGCAACGTCGTAGCGACCTCGCAGCATCTCGCGGCCACCGCGGGCCTGCGCATGCTGGCCAAGGGCGGCAGCGCGGTCGACGCGGCGATCGCCACGGCGATCACGCTCACCATCACCGAGCCGACGATGAACGGCATCGGCTCCGACGCCTTCTGCATCCTGTGGGACGGCCAGAAGCTGGTGGGCATGAACGCCTCGGGCCGCGCGCCCGCTCTGATGACGCCCGAGCGTTTCACCGGCAAGGACAGGATGCCCGATGTCGGCTGGGATTCGGTGAGCGTGCCGGGCTGCGTCTCGCTGTGGGTCGGCCTGCACGCGAAGTACGGCAAGCTGCCCTTCGCCGATCTGTTCGAGCCGGCGATCCGCTACGCCCATGACGGCTATCGCGTGTCCTACATGGTGGCGCGCCAGTGGGACCGGCAGATCGCCCGCCTGAAGGACCAGCCGGGCTGGGCTGCAGCGTTCATTCCCAACGGGCGCGCGCCCAGGCCGGGCGAGCTGTGGAAGTTCCCCGACCAGGCAAGGACGCTGAAGCTTATCGCCGAGAGCAAGGGCGAGGCCTATTACAAGGGCGAGCTCGCCGAGAAGATTGAGAAGTTCGCCATCGAGTGCGGCGGCACCCTGCGCGTCTCCGATCTCGCGGCGCACAAGGCCGATTGGGTCGATCCCATCGGCATCTCCTATCACGGCACGTCGCTGCACGAGATCCCGCCCAACGGCCAGGGCATCGCCGCCTGCATGGCGCTGGGCATCCTCGAGAATTTCGATCTCGCCGGCCATGATTGCGACGGGCCGGAGGTCGCGCATCTGCGCATCGAGGCGATGAAGCTGGCCTTCGCCGACATCCATCGCTACGTCGCCGATCCGACGCACATGACGGTGAGCTCGGCGCAGCTGCTCGACAAGGGCTACCTGAAGTCGCGCGCCAGGCTGATCGACCCGAAGAAGGCGCAGCAATTCGGGCCGGGCGTGCCCAAGCTCAGCGGCACGATCTACCTCAACGCCGCCGACGAAAGCGGCATGATGGTCTCGCTGATCCAGTCCAACTACTCGGGCTTCGGCTCGGGCGTGGTCGTGCCCGGTACCGGCATCGCGCTGCAGAACCGCGCCTCGGGCTTCGTGCTCGATCCCAGGCACCCGAATATGGTCGGCCCGGGCAAGCGGCCCTTCCACACCATCATTCCCGCCTTCATCACCAAGGATGGCAGGCCGGTGGCGACCTTCGGCCTGATGGGCGGCGGCATGCAGCCCCAGGGCCACATGCAGGTCTTCTCGCGCATCGTCGATTTCGGCCAGAACCCGCAGGCGGCGATCGACGGGCCGCGCTGGCGTATCCACGAGGACGGCAACGTCTGGACCGAGGAGCATATGCCCGATGCGACCCTGCAGGGGCTCGAGGCACGCGGCCACAAGCTCACGCGCACCCAGTGGCCGAGCAACGATTTCGGCTCGAGCCAGATCATCTGGCGCTTCCCCGATGGCGGCCCCTATCTCGGCGCCTCGGAGAGCCGCCGCGACGGCGCCGCCGTCGGGTTCTGA
- a CDS encoding indolepyruvate ferredoxin oxidoreductase family protein, whose product MNAPAKIADLTLDNYTLEDRYIRERGRVYLTGIQALVRLPMMQRQRDQAAGLNTGGFISGYRGSPLGMYDNALWSAKKFLASNNIHFKPGLNEDLAATAVWGTQQVNLFQGATVDGVFAIWYGKGPGVDRSMDPIKHGNAAGSSPNGGVLVLAGDDHGCQSSTLPHQSEQVFQAALVPVLNPATVQEYIDFGLLGFAMSRYSGCWIGFKAISETVESGASVDIDPDNLKVVIPTDFEIPPGGLNIRNPDPPMEQEKRLHLFKLEAVKAFARANNIDKLVLDPPRPRIGIMTTGKAYLDTRQALEDLGIAEDKALQLGIRLYKVGMTWPLEPVRAREFAEGLEEVIVVEEKREILEDQLTKLLYNTPAERRPKIIGKYDETGRRIQPTEGELSPTGVARVIAERLKVRGEGGPEIIQRLARVEAKEKLLQAPPPKTVRTPFFCSGCPHNTSTRVPDGSRAMAGIGCHGMAMLMPHRRTSLITHMGGEGVPWIGSAPFTSEKHIFQNLGDGTYHHSGLMAIRAAGAAGVNITYKILFNDAVAMTGGQPHDGPLTVPQITRQVAAEGAQRVVVVTDEPDKYPMGSDFAPGVTIHHRDELDAIQKELRETPGLTVLVYDQTCAAEKRRRRKRGTFPDPQKRAFINDSVCEGCGDCSEKSNCVSVKPLETELGRKRQIDQSNCNKDFSCVNGFCPSFVTVHGGRLRRNRKAAADAVQADPFADLPMPAVRPLNEAYGILVTGIGGTGVITVGQLIAMAAHLEGRGCTSLDFTGLAQKNGAVMSHVRLAPTPGDLHAVRIAAGGANLVLGCDMVVAAAPAALSRIEQGVTRAVINGYVAPTASFVIDNDINFEQQAMMRSIREATGSSNAEFVDATGIATAILGDSIATNLFMVGYAWQKGLIPLSLQALRRAIELNGVAVDTSLRTFDWGRLAAHDPAAVEAVARPQIREEKLPPQSLDELVKKRVSLLTAYQNAAYAERYRAFVEKVASAETARARGRSGLAEAVARALYKLMAYKDEYEVARLYTDGDFEKKLRAQFEGDFRLKFNLAPPLLADRDPVTGELKKGEYGPWVFTMFRVLARLKGLRGTTFDIFGYTEERRTERRLIGEYMETMSEIVGKLDQTNHALALQIAGLPETIRGFGHVKEKNLHKAKEREANLLALFRSPAAPPAMAAE is encoded by the coding sequence ATGAACGCGCCAGCGAAGATCGCCGACCTGACGCTCGACAATTACACGCTGGAAGATCGCTATATCCGCGAGCGCGGCCGCGTGTACCTCACCGGCATCCAGGCGCTGGTGCGCCTGCCGATGATGCAGCGCCAGCGCGACCAGGCGGCCGGGCTGAACACCGGCGGCTTCATCTCGGGCTACCGCGGCTCGCCGCTGGGCATGTACGACAACGCGCTGTGGAGCGCGAAGAAGTTCCTCGCCAGCAACAACATCCACTTCAAGCCAGGGCTGAACGAGGACCTCGCCGCCACCGCCGTCTGGGGCACGCAGCAGGTCAACCTGTTCCAGGGCGCCACGGTCGATGGCGTCTTCGCCATCTGGTACGGCAAGGGCCCCGGCGTCGACCGCTCGATGGACCCGATCAAGCATGGCAACGCGGCCGGCAGCTCGCCCAACGGCGGCGTGCTGGTGCTGGCCGGCGACGACCATGGCTGCCAGTCCTCGACCCTGCCGCATCAGTCCGAGCAGGTCTTCCAGGCCGCGCTGGTGCCGGTGCTGAACCCGGCGACGGTGCAGGAGTACATCGATTTCGGCCTGCTCGGCTTCGCGATGTCGCGCTACTCCGGCTGCTGGATCGGCTTCAAGGCGATCTCCGAGACGGTCGAGAGCGGTGCCTCGGTCGACATCGATCCCGACAACCTGAAGGTCGTCATTCCGACAGACTTCGAGATCCCACCGGGTGGCTTGAACATCCGCAACCCCGATCCGCCGATGGAGCAGGAAAAGCGCCTGCACCTCTTCAAGCTCGAGGCGGTGAAGGCCTTCGCGCGCGCCAACAACATCGACAAGCTGGTGCTCGATCCGCCCAGGCCGCGCATCGGCATCATGACCACCGGCAAGGCCTATCTCGACACGCGCCAGGCGCTGGAGGATCTCGGCATCGCCGAGGACAAGGCGCTGCAGCTCGGCATCCGTCTCTACAAGGTCGGCATGACCTGGCCGCTCGAGCCGGTGCGTGCGCGTGAATTCGCCGAGGGCCTTGAAGAGGTGATCGTCGTCGAGGAGAAGCGAGAGATCCTCGAGGACCAGCTGACCAAGCTGCTCTACAACACGCCGGCCGAGCGCCGGCCCAAGATCATCGGCAAGTACGACGAGACCGGCCGGCGCATCCAGCCGACCGAAGGCGAGCTGTCACCGACGGGTGTCGCGCGCGTGATCGCCGAGCGGCTGAAGGTGCGCGGCGAGGGCGGGCCGGAGATCATCCAGCGGCTGGCCCGCGTCGAGGCCAAGGAGAAGCTCTTGCAGGCGCCGCCGCCGAAGACGGTGCGCACGCCGTTCTTCTGCTCGGGCTGCCCGCACAACACCTCGACCCGCGTGCCCGACGGCAGCCGCGCCATGGCCGGCATCGGCTGCCACGGCATGGCGATGCTGATGCCGCACCGGCGTACGTCGCTGATCACGCATATGGGCGGCGAAGGCGTGCCGTGGATCGGCTCAGCGCCGTTCACCAGCGAGAAGCACATCTTCCAGAATTTGGGCGACGGTACCTATCACCACTCCGGCCTGATGGCGATCCGCGCCGCCGGCGCCGCGGGTGTCAACATCACCTACAAGATCCTGTTCAACGACGCCGTCGCCATGACCGGCGGCCAGCCGCATGACGGGCCGCTCACCGTGCCGCAGATCACGCGGCAGGTCGCGGCCGAGGGCGCGCAGCGCGTCGTCGTCGTCACCGACGAGCCGGACAAGTATCCGATGGGCAGCGACTTCGCGCCCGGCGTCACCATCCACCACCGCGACGAGCTCGATGCGATCCAGAAGGAGCTGCGCGAGACGCCCGGCCTGACGGTGCTGGTCTACGACCAGACCTGCGCCGCCGAGAAGCGCCGCCGGCGCAAGCGCGGCACCTTCCCGGATCCGCAGAAGCGCGCCTTCATCAACGATTCGGTGTGCGAGGGCTGCGGCGACTGCTCGGAGAAGAGCAACTGCGTGTCGGTGAAGCCGCTGGAGACCGAGCTGGGCCGCAAGCGCCAGATCGACCAGAGCAACTGCAACAAGGACTTCTCCTGCGTCAACGGCTTCTGCCCGAGCTTCGTCACCGTCCATGGCGGCCGCCTGCGGCGCAACCGCAAGGCCGCGGCCGATGCGGTGCAGGCCGATCCGTTCGCCGATCTGCCGATGCCCGCCGTGCGGCCGCTCAACGAGGCCTATGGCATCCTGGTCACCGGCATCGGCGGCACCGGTGTGATCACCGTCGGCCAGCTGATCGCCATGGCGGCACACCTCGAGGGCCGCGGCTGCACCTCGCTCGATTTCACCGGCCTGGCGCAGAAGAACGGCGCCGTGATGAGCCATGTGCGCCTGGCGCCAACGCCCGGCGACCTGCACGCCGTGCGCATCGCCGCCGGCGGCGCCAACCTGGTGCTGGGCTGCGACATGGTCGTGGCCGCCGCGCCGGCGGCGCTGTCGCGCATCGAGCAGGGCGTGACGCGCGCGGTGATCAACGGCTATGTCGCGCCGACCGCCTCGTTCGTCATCGACAACGACATCAACTTCGAGCAGCAGGCGATGATGCGCTCGATCCGCGAGGCGACGGGCTCGTCGAACGCGGAGTTCGTCGATGCCACGGGCATCGCCACCGCGATCCTCGGCGACTCGATCGCCACCAACCTGTTCATGGTGGGGTATGCTTGGCAGAAGGGCCTGATTCCGCTTTCCCTGCAGGCGCTGCGTCGCGCCATCGAGCTCAACGGCGTCGCCGTCGACACCAGCCTGCGCACCTTCGACTGGGGAAGGCTGGCGGCGCACGATCCGGCCGCCGTCGAGGCCGTGGCACGGCCGCAGATCCGCGAGGAGAAGCTTCCGCCGCAATCGCTCGACGAGCTAGTGAAGAAGCGCGTGTCACTGCTGACCGCCTACCAGAACGCCGCCTACGCCGAGCGCTATCGCGCCTTCGTCGAGAAGGTGGCATCGGCCGAGACGGCGCGCGCCAGGGGCCGTTCCGGTCTCGCCGAGGCGGTGGCGCGCGCGCTCTACAAGCTGATGGCCTACAAGGACGAGTACGAAGTCGCGCGCCTGTACACCGACGGCGATTTCGAGAAGAAGCTGCGCGCGCAGTTCGAGGGCGACTTCAGGCTGAAGTTCAATCTCGCGCCGCCGCTGCTGGCCGACCGCGATCCGGTGACCGGCGAGCTGAAGAAGGGCGAGTACGGGCCGTGGGTGTTCACCATGTTCCGCGTGCTGGCCAGGCTGAAGGGCCTGCGCGGCACTACCTTCGACATCTTCGGCTACACCGAGGAGCGGCGCACCGAGCGGCGCCTGATCGGCGAGTATATGGAGACCATGTCGGAGATCGTGGGCAAGCTCGACCAGACCAACCATGCGCTGGCGCTGCAGATCGCCGGCCTGCCGGAGACCATCCGCGGCTTCGGCCACGTGAAAGAGAAGAACCTGCACAAGGCGAAGGAGCGTGAGGCCAACCTCCTCGCCCTCTTCCGCAGCCCCGCGGCACCACCGGCGATGGCCGCGGAGTAA
- a CDS encoding TRAP transporter substrate-binding protein, whose protein sequence is MRVGLKLALAGAFAAMASTAAAQTKWDLPAAYPATNFHTVNMQKFADAVKERTGGKLLITIHPGGALFKAPDIKRAVQTGQAQIGEILISNFENEDPVFGLDVVPFLATSFADARKLWAAQKPVLEKKLASQGMIALFSVPWPPQGLYAKKEISQLSDMKGLKFRAYNRGTSRIAELTGAQPITIQAAELSQALATGKADSFISSGATGVDAKVWEQLTHFYDTQAWLPKDLVLVNKAAFDKLDEATRKIVLEEAAKAEAMGWAESERLAKGFLETLAKNGMKVAPPSAKLAAEYKELGQKLTEEWLAKAGADGKALVDAYRKM, encoded by the coding sequence ATGAGAGTCGGGTTGAAACTGGCGCTGGCCGGCGCCTTCGCCGCGATGGCGTCGACGGCCGCGGCGCAGACGAAATGGGACCTGCCGGCGGCCTATCCGGCGACCAACTTCCACACCGTGAACATGCAGAAATTCGCCGACGCGGTGAAAGAGCGCACCGGCGGCAAGCTCCTGATCACGATCCATCCCGGCGGCGCGCTGTTCAAGGCGCCCGACATCAAGCGCGCCGTGCAGACCGGCCAGGCGCAGATCGGCGAGATCCTGATCTCGAACTTCGAGAACGAGGATCCGGTCTTCGGTCTCGACGTCGTGCCCTTCCTCGCCACCAGCTTCGCCGACGCCAGGAAGCTGTGGGCGGCGCAGAAGCCGGTGCTCGAGAAGAAGCTGGCCTCGCAGGGCATGATCGCGCTGTTCTCGGTGCCGTGGCCGCCGCAGGGCCTCTACGCCAAGAAGGAGATCAGCCAGCTATCCGACATGAAGGGCCTGAAGTTCCGCGCCTACAACCGCGGCACCTCGCGCATCGCCGAGCTGACCGGGGCGCAGCCGATCACCATCCAGGCCGCCGAGCTCAGCCAGGCGCTGGCAACCGGCAAGGCCGACTCCTTCATCTCCTCGGGCGCGACTGGCGTCGATGCCAAGGTGTGGGAGCAGCTGACGCATTTCTACGACACGCAGGCCTGGCTGCCGAAGGATCTGGTGCTGGTCAACAAGGCGGCCTTCGACAAGCTCGATGAGGCGACGCGCAAGATCGTGCTGGAGGAGGCCGCCAAGGCCGAGGCCATGGGCTGGGCCGAGAGCGAGCGGCTGGCCAAAGGCTTCCTCGAGACCCTGGCCAAGAACGGCATGAAGGTGGCACCACCCTCGGCCAAGCTGGCCGCCGAGTACAAGGAGCTCGGCCAGAAGCTGACCGAGGAATGGCTGGCCAAGGCCGGCGCCGACGGCAAGGCACTGGTCGACGCCTATCGCAAGATGTGA